A genomic stretch from Canis lupus baileyi chromosome 3, mCanLup2.hap1, whole genome shotgun sequence includes:
- the MC1R gene encoding melanocyte-stimulating hormone receptor yields MSGQGPQRRLLGSLNGTSPATPHFELAANQTGPRCLEVSIPDGLFLSLGLVSVVENVLVVAAIAKNRNLHSPMYYFIGCLAVSDLLVSVSNVLETAVMLLVAAGALAAQAAVVQQLDDIIDVLICGSMVSSLCFLGAIAVDRYLSIFYALRYHSIVTLPRAWRAISAIWVASVLSSTLFIAYYNHTAVLLCLVSFFVAMLVLMAVLYVHMLARACQHARGIARLHKRQHFIPQGFGLKGAATLTILLGIFFLCWGPFFLHLSLMVLCPQHPICGCVFQNFNLFLTLIICNSIIDPFIYAFRSQELRKTLQEVVLCSW; encoded by the coding sequence ATGTCTGGGCAGGGCCCCCAGAGAAGGCTGCTGGGCTCTCTCAATGGCACCTCCCCAGCCACCCCTCACTTCGAGCTGGCTGCCAACCAGACCGGGCCCCGGTGCCTGGAGGTGTCCATTCCCGATGGGCTGTTCCTCAGCCTGGGGCTGGTGAGCGTTGTGGAAAATGTGCTGGTGGTGGCCGCCATTGCCAAGAACCGCAACCTGCACTCGCCCATGTATTACTTCATCGGTTGCCTGGCTGTGTCCGACCTGCTGGTGAGCGTGAGCAATGTGCTGGAGACGGCCGTCATGCTGCTGGTGGCGGCAGGCGCCTTGGCTGCTCAGGCTGCTGTGGTGCAGCAGCTGGACGACATCATTGACGTGCTCATCTGTGGTTCCATGGTATCCAGCCTCTGCTTCCTGGGCGCCATTGCCGTGGACCGCTACCTCTCCATCTTCTACGCGCTGCGATACCACAGCATCGTCACACTCCCGCGGGCGTGGCGGGCCATCTCCGCTATCTGGGTGGCTAGCGTCCTCTCCAGCACGCTCTTCATTGCCTACTACAATCACACGGCCGTCCTGCTTTGTCTTGTCAGCTTCTTTGTAGCCATGCTGGTGCTCATGGCAGTGCTGTACGTCCACATGCTTGCCCGCGCCTGCCAGCACGCCCGAGGTATTGCCCGGCTCCATAAGAGGCAGCACTTCATCCCCCAGGGCTTTGGCCTCAAGGGCGCTGCCACACTCACTATCCTGCtgggcattttctttctctgctgggGCCCCTTCTTCTTGCACCTCTCACTCATGGTCCTCTGCCCTCAACACCCCATCTGTGGCTGCGTCTTTCAGAACTTCAACCTCTTCCTCACCCTCATCATCTGCAACTCCATCATTGACCCCTTCATCTACGCCTTCCGCAGCCAGGAGCTCCGAAAGACTCTCCAAGAGGTAGTGCTATGTTCCTGGTGA